A genome region from Eremothecium gossypii ATCC 10895 chromosome VII, complete sequence includes the following:
- the POP7 gene encoding ribonuclease P/MRP protein subunit POP7 (Syntenic homolog of Saccharomyces cerevisiae YBR167C (POP7)), producing the protein MGESARKTVRRLPTVKTADGRATHVLYVKSGMPYVSGIKRVARWLEALDSRRSGGERHVTLLGLGRAAERTLSVACHFQGARRVEVRTLSTEVLDELAAADAEDEPCELRARRVSGVEVRIYAL; encoded by the coding sequence ATGGGAGAGTCCGCGAGGAAGAccgtgcggcggctgccCACAGTCAAGACGGCGGATGGACGCGCCACACACGTGCTGTACGTCAAAAGCGGGATGCCCTACGTGAGCGGGATCAAGCGCGTGGCGCGGTGGCTGGAGGCGCTAGACTCGCGCCGCAGCGGGGGAGAGCGGCACGTCACGCTCCTCGGGCTCGGACGCGCGGCCGAGCGCACACTGAGCGTGGCGTGCCACTTCCagggcgcgcggcgcgtGGAGGTGCGGACGCTGAGCACGGAGgtgctggacgagctggccgcagccgacgcggaggacgagccctgcgagctgcgcgcgcggcgagTCAGCGGGGTGGAGGTACGCATATACGCTTTATAA
- the DPC25 gene encoding Dpc25p (Syntenic homolog of Saccharomyces cerevisiae YPL107W) has translation MYVLYSLGSPILCSAPSGSPRRHKLNLRENFVRASRCTTGAITTCKDEMLRAWLPTVGAANARHKYAGPALRPARRWMTFEGNSQDIEGTDEERMAGLFGGRIRGEPPRSTSRMLVGETRVIAGVAVPSRPVEPDNCCMSGCVNCVWTLYNEDLRQWKQQRKLAAKAIRGTGLQWPADFDPPIRDLDEANIPESLRAQKQHLEHREPLKVAALFGARDAPLPKAVIEAKKRHLAARRKAAQRPSPDQEDTEGWDNVPVFIRVFAEFEKNKAREGRHPAKQTQA, from the coding sequence ATGTATGTTTTATATAGTTTAGGTAGCCCCATCTTGTGTAGTGCACCTAGTGGTTCTCCCAGACGTCATAAGCTAAATCTCAGAGAGAATTTTGTCCGGGCCTCCCGCTGCACTACCGGCGCGATAACGACTTGCAAGGACGAGATGCTGAGGGCCTGGTTGCCCACTGTAGGCGCTGCGAATGCGAGACACAAGTACGCCGggccggcgctgcggccGGCCCGGCGGTGGATGACCTTCGAGGGCAATTCGCAGGATATAGAGGGAACCGACGAGGAACGCATGGCAGGCTTGTTCGGGGGGCGGATCCGCGGCGAGCCGCCACGTTCGACGAGTCGCATGCTGGTGGGCGAGACACGTGTGATTGCGGGTGTCGCGGTGCCATCCAGGCCCGTGGAACCCGATAACTGCTGCATGTCTGGCTGCGTGAACTGCGTGTGGACACTATACAACGAGGACCTGCGGCAGTGGAAGCAGCAGCGCAAGCTCGCGGCCAAGGCCATCCGTGGCACGGGCCTGCAGTGGCCTGCGGACTTCGACCCGCCCATCCGCGACCTCGACGAGGCCAACATACCCGAGAGCCTGCGAGCCCAAAAACAGCACCTGGAGCACCGCGAGCCGCTGAAGGTGGCGGCGCTGTTCGGCGCCCGCGACGCACCGCTCCCCAAGGCCGTGATCGAGGCCAAGAAGCGCCACCTCGCTGCGCGCCGTAAGGCCGCGCAGCGTCCGTCGCCCGACCAGGAGGACACCGAGGGCTGGGACAACGTGCCCGTGTTTATAAGGGTCTTCGCAGAGTTCGAGAAGAATAAGGCCCGGGAGGGCCGCCACCCGGCCAAGCAGACGCAGGCGTGA
- the PEX32 gene encoding Pex32p (Syntenic homolog of Saccharomyces cerevisiae YBR168W (PEX32)), giving the protein MGSSRKYHAKFAQSRGQKPSLTFTTSPVVSQALYQFYPVLVIVDSVLNNMMWIQEDTCLGFVYLVLLYFSAQTLYAEVDRTRAFESWMSFVSAGFLGLSAVYYVHSTLKEMQESEAPTVDDIVIVLESVLDKLQRLRVEVLGSGLRRRLVVDVWAALKLVAVLTPLHWVLVRVLTPLECFTWFLVLASTYHSTWFQCTLLLCWRSLPVRVAYYRFWRLSLRGRRSGQPLRYRVLSEDEVVPFPRALQRLSGAQLQLKLQSLLISDAAATVDMESTDYIKVCIVEFCIDENERKWPKDGWSHTLLPYERQRYSLALDPQHRASPSPWRLQETVARDWHWVDDTWQHSPWSYCDTEWNFLGSKDSIGCYTRHRTWKRRAFRIKG; this is encoded by the coding sequence ATGGGAAGTTCGAGGAAGTACCACGCCAAGTTTGCGCAGAGCCGCGGGCAAAAACCGTCGCTGACGTTTACGACGTCGCCGGTGGTGTCGCAGGCGCTGTATCAGTTCTACCCGGTGCTGGTTATCGTGGATTCGGTACTGAACAACATGATGTGGATCCAGGAGGACACGTGCCTGGGGTTTGTGTACCTGGTGCTACTATACTTCAGCGCGCAGACGCTGTACGCGGAGGTGGACCGGACGCGCGCGTTCGAGTCGTGGATGTCGTTCGTCAGCGCGGGGTTCCTGGGGCTGTCGGCGGTATACTACGTGCACAGCACGCTGAAAGAGATGCAGGAGAGCGAGGCGCCGACGGTGGACGACATCGTGATCGTGCTGGAGTCGGTGCTGGACAagctgcagcggctgcgggtGGAGGTGCTTGGATCCGGactgcggcggcggctggtGGTGGACGTGTGGGCGGCGCTGAAGCTGGTCGCGGTGCTGACGCCGCTGCACTGGGTGCTGGTGCGCGTGCTGACGCCGCTGGAGTGTTTCACGTGGTTCCTGGTGCTGGCATCGACGTACCACTCGACGTGGTTCCAGTgcacgctgctgctgtgctGGCGCAGCCTGCCGGTGCGCGTCGCTTACTACCGTTTTTGGCGCCTGAgcctgcgcggccgccgcagcggGCAGCCGCTGCGGTACCGCGTGTTGAGCGAGGACGaggtggtgcccttcccgcgcgcgctgcagcggctgtccggcgcgcagctgcagctcaAGCTGCAGTCGCTGCTGATCAGCGACGCCGCGGCCACGGTCGACATGGAGTCTACGGACTACATCAAGGTCTGCATCGTGGAGTTCTGCATCGACGAAAACGAGCGCAAGTGGCCCAAGGACGGGTGGTCGCACACGCTGCTGCCCTACGAGCGCCAGCGCTACTCGCTGGCGCTGGACCCGCAGCACCGCGCCTCGCCGTCCCCCTGGCGCCTGCAGGAGACTGTCGCCCGCGACTGGCACTGGGTGGACGACACATGGCAGCACTCTCCGTGGTCCTACTGCGACACCGAGTGGAATTTTCTCGGATCTAAGGACTCTATTGGTTGCTACACGAGGCATCGCACTTGGAAACGCAGGGCCTTCAGGATAAAGGGATGA
- the SSE2 gene encoding adenyl-nucleotide exchange factor SSE2 (Syntenic homolog of Saccharomyces cerevisiae YPL106C (SSE1) and YBR169C (SSE2)), with product MSIPFGLDFGNNSSVLAVARNRGIDIVVNEVSNRSTPSLVGFGQKNRFLGEAGKNKQTSNIKNTVDNLKRIVGLDHAHSDFEEEAKFFSSKLVKMEDGKIGAQVRFAGEQQVFSATQIAAMFMNRAKTIVQDETKGKVTDVALAVPAWYNEAQRYAAADAARIAGLNPVRVVNDVTAAAVSYGVFKTDLPEGEEKPRRVAFVDIGHSSYTCSIGSFKKGELKILGTAYDKHFGGRNFDRAITEHFAEEFKGKYKIDIRENAKAYNRVMTAAEKLKKVLSANTAAPFNIESVMNDVDVSSQLTREELEELVAPLLKRVTEPVTKALAQAKLTPEDIDFVEIIGGTTRIPCLKNAISAAFNKPLSTTLNQDEAIAKGAAFICAIHSPTLKVRPFKFEDIHEYSVSYHWDQQVEDEDHLEVFPAGSSYPSTKLITLHRTGDFTMTAKYTNPEVLPAGMPEEIAKWEITGVKVPEGETSVPVKLKLRCDPSGFHIIENAYTVEDIKVKEQIPPAADAPEDAEPEYKEVTKTVKKDTLQIVAHTFALEEAVLNELIEKENELAAQDKLVAETEDRKNTLEEYVYTLRGKLDEEYAAFASDEEKTKLKDMLAKAEEWLYDEGYDSTKAKYIAKYEELASLGNVIRGRYMAKEEEKRQALRAKQEAAQMAEMAEKLAAQRAAEQKAQESKAESDKDAEGDIDLD from the coding sequence ATGAGTATCCCATTTGGTCTAGATTTCGGTAACAACAGCTCTGTGCTCGCTGTGGCGCGCAACAGGGGTATCGACATTGTGGTGAACGAGGTGTCCAACCGTTCGACACCATCGTTGGTCGGGTTCGGGCAGAAGAACCGGTTCCTCGGAGAGGCGGGCAAGAACAAGCAGACGTCGAACATCAAGAACACGGTGGACAACTTGAAGCGGATTGTCGGGCTGGACCACGCGCACAGCGACTTCGAGGAGGAAGCCAAGTTCTTTTCGTCGAAGCTCGTGAAGATGGAGGACGGGAAGATCGGCGCGCAGGTGCGGTTTGCGggcgagcagcaggtgtTCTCCGCGACGCAGATTGCTGCGATGTTCATGAACCGCGCGAAGACCATTGTGCAGGACGAGACGAAGGGCAAGGTGACGGACGTCGCGCTCGCGGTGCCTGCGTGGTACAACGAGGCGCAGCGCTacgcggcggcggacgcAGCGCGCATTGCGGGCCTGAACCCAGTGCGCGTGGTGAACGACGTGACTGCGGCTGCCGTTTCTTACGGTGTGTTCAAGACCGACTTGCCTGAGGGCGAGGAGAAGCCCAGACGCGTTGCGTTCGTGGACATCGGCCACTCGTCATACACCTGTTCCATTGGGTCTTTCAAGAAGGGCGAGCTCAAGATACTCGGCACTGCCTACGACAAGCACTTCGGCGGTAGAAACTTCGACCGTGCCATCACCGAGCACTTTGCCGAGGAGTTCAAGGGCAAGTACAAGATCGACATCAGAGAGAATGCCAAAGCATACAACAGAGTCATGACTGCTGCTGAGAAGCTGAAGAAGGTGTTGTCCGCCAACACTGCTGCTCCATTCAACATTGAGTCTGTGATGAACGACGTGGATGTCTCTTCTCAGTTGACTCGTGAGGAGTTGGAGGAGTTGGTTGCTCCATTGTTGAAGCGTGTCACTGAGCCCGTTACCAAGGCGCTAGCGCAGGCCAAGCTCACTCCAGAAGACATTGACTTTGTTGAGATCATTGGTGGTACCACCCGTATCCCATGCCTAAAGAACGCCATTTCTGCTGCGTTCAACAAGCCATTGTCCACCACCTTGAACCAGGATGAGGCCATTGCTAAGGGTGCTGCTTTCATTTGCGCCATCCACTCTCCAACTCTAAAGGTGAGACCATTCAAGTTTGAAGACATCCACGAGTACTCTGTGTCCTACCACTGGGACCAGCAGGTTGAGGACGAGGACCACTTGGAGGTGTTCCCAGCCGGTTCTTCCTACCCATCCACCAAGTTGATCACTCTACACCGTACCGGTGACTTCACCATGACCGCCAAGTACACGAATCCTGAGGTGTTGCCAGCCGGTATGCCTGAGGAGATCGCCAAGTGGGAGATCACTGGCGTCAAGGTCCCAGAGGGCGAGACTTCAGTGCCTGTCAAGTTGAAGCTAAGATGTGATCCATCTGGCTTCCACATCATTGAGAACGCATACACTGTTGAGGACATCAAGGTAAAGGAGCAGATtccaccagctgctgaTGCTCCAGAGGATGCTGAGCCAGAGTACAAGGAGGTCACCAAGACCGTTAAGAAGGACACTCTCCAGATAGTTGCTCACACTTTCGCTTTGGAGGAGGCTGTCTTGAACGAGTTGATTGAGAAGGAGAATGAGCTAGCTGCACAGGATAAGCTAGTTGCTGAGACCGAGGACCGCAAGAACACTTTGGAAGAGTACGTCTACACTTTGCGTGGCAAGTTGGATGAGGAATATGCCGCGTTCGCATCTGATGAGGAAAAGACCAAGTTGAAGGATATGTTGGCTAAGGCAGAGGAGTGGTTGTACGACGAGGGTTACGACTCCACCAAGGCCAAGTACATTGCCAAGTACGAGGAGTTGGCTTCTTTGGGCAATGTTATCAGAGGCAGATACATGGccaaggaggaggagaagaGACAGGCATTGCGTGCCAAGCAGGAGGCTGCCCAGATGGCTGAGATGGCTGAGAAGCTTGCAGCCCAAAGAGCTGCTGAGCAGAAAGCACAGGAGTCCAAGGCTGAATCTGACAAGGATGCCGAGGGCGACATCGACTTGGATTGA
- the DAL3 gene encoding ureidoglycolate hydrolase (Non-syntenic homolog of Saccharomyces cerevisiae YIR032C (DAL3)): MGPRRRRPCTPGRPPMIVPVPITAAAFEPYGSLMSHSDQLAGCAARNANQGTAVKVHAGTTRCLLGSAVREPAWHLFRSFVPPQLRCALATSPTPHVLRHPVPVLEQHPFTSQTFVPIGQGSGPVYIVVVARPSARGEPDLLTLRAFVCAGTHAVTYAPGVWHAPMIAAAPQDYVDFLSLTHVLDDPQQPEADCVEHSYTPDPLQLAVYAHAQ; this comes from the coding sequence ATGGGCCCACGCCGCCGTCGTCCGTGCACGCCCGGCCGACCGCCCATGATAGTGCCCGTGCCGATCACCGCCGCAGCGTTCGAGCCCTACGGGTCGCTTATGTCGCACAGCGACCAGCTCGCGggctgcgccgcgcgcaACGCCAACCAGGGCACCGCAGTCAAGGTTCACGCCGGCACCACCCGCTGTCTCCTCGGGTCCGCCGTGCGGGAGCCCGCGTGGCACCTCTTCCGGAGCTTCGTCCCGCCCCAGCTCCGCTGCGCGCTAGCCACCTCCCCCACGCCACACGTGCTGCGCCACCCCGTGCCCGTGCTCGAACAGCACCCCTTCACTTCGCAGACATTCGTGCCCATCGGCCAGGGCTCGGGCCCCGTGTACATCGTTGTCGTGGCCCGGCCCTCCGCGCGGGGCGAACCCGACCTCCTCACGCTGCGAGCCTTCGTGTGCGCCGGCACGCACGCCGTGACGTATGCGCCCGGTGTCTGGCACGCGCCAATGatcgccgccgcgccccaGGACTACGTCGACTTTCTCTCGCTCACACACGTACTGGACGACCCGCAGCAGCCCGAAGCGGACTGCGTCGAGCACAGCTACACGCCCGAtccgctgcagctcgcCGTCTACGCGCACGCCCAATGA
- the NPL4 gene encoding nuclear protein localization protein 4 (Syntenic homolog of Saccharomyces cerevisiae YBR170C (NPL4)) — MILRFRSKHGMQRVNCEGSEQFGTVLDRWVKLVHERAPREAMEVGVAERQIETRIAAEMAQKTVEQLGLKHGDMLSVSFKETGGSLAVAAAPERSSELAVDRELAREEGLIRRSHSRLCRHGDRGMCEYCSPLPPWDRGYQQEQNLKHISFHAHVKELNEHTNKKASGSTYIPPLSPPDFHVNKHCPAPHEPWPRGICSKCQPSAISLQQQEFRMVDHVEFQHSELVNEFINTWRSTGMQRFGYLYGRYARYDNTPLGIKAVVEAIWEPEQHDEQDGLTMDTVAVRVSVAAVDAIAADMGLMRLGMIFTDLTDSGSGDGSVFCKRHKDSFFLSSLEVITAARHQLHHRNACRFSDQGFYSSKFVTCVVSGNLQGEIDVAAYQVSTDAEALVDADIISGSTHPSMAYINEPSAERYVPEIFYMRRNEYGITIKENAKPAFPVDYLIVSLTHGFPVAADTPPTFQAHTGFPWANRQAMGQSQDYLELRRVLLPSIAAGDYTELHRRLSSFHLLLYLHSLQILDASEWRRLVTVATTPAPRGVEAVYDLISGPGWQTLVMILQEAA, encoded by the coding sequence ATGATCCTGAGGTTCAGATCGAAGCATGGGATGCAGCGCGTTAATTGCGAGGGGAGCGAGCAGTTCGGAACGGTGCTAGATCGATGGGTTAAGCTGGTGCACGAGCGGGCGCCGCGAGAGGCCATGGAGGTGGGTGTGGCAGAGCGGCAAATCGAGACACGGATAGCAGCGGAGATGGCGCAAAAGACGGTGGAGCAGCTCGGGCTCAAGCACGGGGACATGCTGAGTGTGAGCTTCAAAGAGACGGGCGGGTCGCTGGCAGTggctgcggcgccggaGCGCAGCAGCGAGCTCGCGGTGGACCgggagctggcgcgcgaGGAGGGACTGATCCGGCGCTCGCACTCGCGCCTCTGCCGACACGGCGACCGGGGGATGTGCGAGTACTGCTCGCCACTGCCCCCTTGGGACCGAGGGTACCAGCAGGAGCAGAACCTCAAGCACATATCCTTCCACGCGCACGTCAAGGAGCTCAACGAGCATACAAACAAGAAGGCGAGCGGCAGCACGTACATCCCGCCGCTGTCGCCGCCGGACTTCCACGTGAACAAGCATTGCCCCGCGCCGCACGAGCCCTGGCCGCGCGGCATCTGCTCCAAGTGCCAGCCGTCGGCGATctcgctgcagcagcaggaaTTCCGGATGGTGGACCACGTGGAGTTCCAGCATAGCGAGCTCGTGAACGAGTTCATCAACACCTGGCGCAGCACCGGCATGCAGCGGTTCGGCTATCTGTACGGGCGCTACGCGCGCTACGACAACACACCGCTGGGCATCAAGGCCGTCGTCGAGGCGATCTGGGAGCCCGAACAGCACGACGAGCAGGACGGCCTGACCATGGACACCGTCGCGGTGCGCGTGAGCGTAGCCGCCGTCGACGCCATCGCCGCGGACATGGGCCTGATGCGCCTCGGCATGATCTTCACAGACCTCACGGACAGTGGCAGTGGCGACGGCTCCGTCTTCTGCAAGCGCCACAAGGACTCGTTTTTCCTCTCCTCGCTCGAGGTCATCACCGCGGCCCGCCACCAGCTGCACCACCGCAACGCGTGCCGCTTCAGCGACCAAGGCTTCTACTCCTCAAAGTTCGTCACCTGCGTCGTGTCCGGCAACCTCCAGGGCGAGATCGACGTCGCCGCCTACCAGGTCTCCACCGACGCCGAGGCGCTCGTCGACGCAGACATCATCTCCGGGTCCACGCACCCCTCCATGGCCTACATCAACGAGCCCTCCGCCGAGCGCTACGTCCCCGAGATCTTCTACATGCGCCGCAACGAGTACGGCATCACGATCAAGGAGAACGCTAAGCCCGCCTTCCCCGTCGACTACCTCATCGTCTCCCTCACCCACGGCTTCCCTGTCGCCGCAGACACCCCGCCCACCTTTCAGGCCCACACCGGCTTCCCCTGGGCCAACCGCCAGGCCATGGGCCAGTCCCAGGACTACCTCGAGCTGCGTCGCGTCCTCCTGCCGTCCATCGCCGCCGGCGACTACACCGAGCTCCACCGCCGCCTCTCCAGCttccacctgctgctgtaTCTACACTCCCTGCAGATCCTCGACGCGTCCGAGTGGCGCCGCCTGGTCACCGTCGCCACCAcgcccgccccgcgcgGCGTGGAGGCTGTCTACGATCTCATTTCCGGGCCTGGCTGGCAGACCCTGGTCATGATCCTGCAGGAGGCTGCATAG
- a CDS encoding uncharacterized protein (Syntenic homolog of Saccharomyces cerevisiae YPL108W) — protein sequence MTASVQDIVVPTAGDSAGGRDGRPNQAVTLPVALDSATGEVLVRKATGKTRVRKGQTEEQYCEQLQQYFERDGGPECTDEGWLDRAAPAAAARTKQERQRLAAVYQRLYFLGRRRDAAAVARQLLQTYAGAGAPPQLARELAELEHVIAADPAEP from the coding sequence ATGACAGCCAGCGTCCAGGATATCGTGGTGCCCACCGCCGGCGACAGCGCCGGCGGGCGCGACGGGCGCCCCAACCAGGCGGTCACCCTCCCCGTCGCGCTCGACAGCGCGACCGGCGAGGTGCTCGTGCGCAAGGCCACCGGCAAGACCCGCGTGCGCAAGGGCCAGACAGAAGAGCAGTACtgcgagcagctgcagcagtaCTTCGAGCGTGACGGCGGTCCCGAGTGCACGGACGAGGGCTGGCTCGAccgcgcggcgcccgcggccgccgcgcgcaccaagcaggagcgccagcgcctcgcCGCCGTCTACCAACGCCTCTACTTCCTCGGCCGCCGTcgcgacgccgccgcagtcgcccgccagctgctgcagacgtacgccggcgccggcgcgccgccccagctggcgcgcgagcTCGCCGAGCTCGAGCACGTGATCGCCGCGGACCCCGCGGAGCCTTGA
- a CDS encoding uncharacterized protein (Non-syntenic homolog of Saccharomyces cerevisiae YPR003C), translating to MSDESSRTLLPRPGVMPASSTMSLRSYRAIKVDKPLRHDTKSYVSYYLPILRWLPEYSWGKMAKDMLAGLTLTSFQIPLAISLTTMAHVSPYAGLYALVIPPLIYAVFGSVPTMVVGPQTVASLVVGQSCDAWAHKSLEPLMTVAVIGCISGVLVFAMGIFRLGFIDNAISKAFLKGFTSALAVVMLITELLPQLQIDDRYKQALKEGKVGSAAWDKLVFALENAREYSNPFSVKLSVAAFSILLLSKYLKKYLTAKYGWTKLTFFPDLLLVVLGSILLSFYYDWDNKYNLPIVGDLPPNKDHIKVPIQSFQEFKDLFDASFLVAILGLFESATAFKSISATFDIDVSSNRELVSLGLINIVGSVFSSLPAFGGYGRSKLNIFCGAQTPMAGIFVSLSAIFCMRFLMGVFHYLPLCILAVIISFIAYNLLEEVPGDMFFYWSVSGYQELITFSAVVLSTLIWSPQFGLVMGLGLTMIRLLKHTTQSRIQILGKDPITKKFRNIYSEHNEEIPLEEIEKTMVIKVPEPLVFWNVPDLMKKVKRLEKYGSLYVHPSYPTSLRPVSGVTTLKDNVYVKYIIMDLLGMTYIDMSALQALVDMVVNYHKRGIYVIFCRSSIRDLKNKFDKSGITRLQADFISRQLLYQEGIPHDHLQFLKLGLYGSVDEAVTAVDMLEVLSSTSSGTAQNGRMA from the coding sequence ATGTCTGATGAATCGAGTCGCACGCTCCTCCCGCGGCCGGGAGTGATGCCTGCCTCGTCGACCATGTCGTTACGGAGCTACAGGGCCATTAAAGTCGACAAACCGTTAAGGCACGATACAAAGTCTTATGTGTCTTACTACCTGCCCATTCTACGCTGGCTGCCAGAGTATTCCTGGGGGAAAATGGCGAAGGACATGCTTGCTGGGCTGACGCTGACGTCATTCCAGATACCGCTGGCCATTTCGCTGACCACTATGGCACATGTGTCACCATACGCAGGGCTGTACGCACTGGTGATCCCCCCACTGATATATGCAGTCTTCGGCAGCGTCCCGACGATGGTTGTAGGGCCGCAGACGGTTGCGTCCCTTGTGGTGGGCCAGAGCTGCGATGCATGGGCGCACAAGTCGCTTGAACCGTTGATGACCGTTGCGGTTATCGGATGCATATCAGGGGTCCTGGTGTTCGCCATGGGCATCTTCAGGCTCGGTTTCATCGACAATGCAATCTCAAAGGCCTTTCTGAAAGGTTTTACCTCTGCGCTGGCCGTCGTCATGCTGATCACAGAGCTGCTACCTCAGCTGCAGATAGACGACAGGTACAAGCAGGCCCTGAAGGAGGGGAAGGTTGGATCGGCAGCCTGGGACAAGCTGGTATTCGCCTTGGAAAATGCAAGAGAATACTCAAATCCCTTCAGTGTCAAGCTTTCGGTGGCAGCGTTTTCGATCTTACTGCTCTCGAAATATCTCAAGAAGTACCTGACTGCCAAGTATGGCTGGACCAAACTAACGTTTTTTCCGGACCTCTTGCTTGTAGTTTTGGGGTCCATCCTACTGAGTTTCTACTACGACTGGGATAATAAGTACAACCTGCCGATTGTCGGAGATCTACCACCGAACAAGGATCATATCAAGGTTCCCATCCAGTCGTTCCAGGAATTCAAAGACTTATTCGATGCGTCTTTCCTAGTTGCGATCTTAGGTCTGTTCGAGTCCGCGACTGCGTTTAAATCCATCAGCGCCACCTTCGATATTGATGTGTCCTCGAACCGCGAGCTTGTGAGTTTGGGTTTGATTAATATCGTCGGGTCCGTTTTCAGTAGCTTGCCAGCCTTTGGTGGCTATGGCAGGAGCAAACTCAACATTTTCTGCGGCGCGCAGACGCCGATGGCAGGTATATTCGTTTCACTTTCCGCCATCTTCTGCATGCGATTCCTAATGGGAGTCTTTCATTACCTGCCCCTGTGCATCCTTGCAGTCATAATTTCATTTATTGCATACAATCTACTTGAAGAGGTTCCAGGAGACATGTTCTTCTATTGGTCGGTCAGTGGTTACCAAGAACTGATCACATTTAGTGCCGTCGTGCTGAGCACGCTAATATGGTCACCCCAGTTCGGACTTGTGATGGGGCTCGGCCTGACCATGATAAGACTACTGAAGCATACTACGCAATCTCGGATACAGATACTTGGCAAGGATCCCATCACCAAGAAATTCCGTAATATTTATTCGGAGCATAATGAGGAAATCCCTCTAGAAGAGATTGAAAAAACCATGGTGATCAAGGTTCCAGAGCCACTCGTCTTCTGGAACGTGCCAGATCTTATGAAAAAGGTTAAACGGCTGGAAAAGTACGGCTCCCTGTACGTTCACCCTTCTTATCCAACCTCTCTCCGTCCTGTTTCAGGAGTCACCACTCTGAAGGACAACGTTTACGTGAAGTACATTATCATGGACCTGCTGGGCATGACTTACATCGACATGTCTGCACTGCAAGCGCTGGTCGACATGGTGGTCAATTACCACAAGAGGGGCATTTATGTTATCTTTTGTCGGTCATCGATTCGTGACCTGAAGAACAAATTCGATAAGAGCGGCATTACCAGACTGCAGGCAGACTTCATATCGAGGCAATTACTGTACCAGGAGGGTATCCCACATGACCATTTGCAGTTCTTGAAGCTGGGCCTTTACGGCAGTGTGGACGAGGCCGTAACTGCCGTGGATATGTTAGAAGTTCTGAGTAGTACCAGTTCTGGAACGGCGCAAAACGGCAGGATGGCTTAG